The Sporichthya brevicatena sequence CCCCCGAAGCAGGAACGGTTGTGGGCTAGTCGAATCTAAACCATAATCGAATACGACCGGTAGACCTGCATCCGAGGACATGCATGACTGAGACCGACCTGGCGGCGCTGCTGCTGCGGGGCACATTGGGAACCGTGATGGTCGCCCACGGCTGGAACCATCTCTTCGGTGCCGGCGGGGTCGCAGGAACGGCGCGATGGTTCGGCAGCATGGGCCTGCGGCCGCCTCGGGTGCAGGCGCTGGCGAGCGGCATCACGGAGATCGGCGTCGGCGTCTGTCTGTTGCTGGGCCTCCTGACGACATTTCAGTGCGCCGCCGTCGTCGGTGTCATGCTGGTCGCAGGCGTCACCGCGCACCGTCGAAACGGCTTCTTCATCTTCCGTCCCGGGCAGGGCTGGGAGTACGTGGCGGTGCTTGCGCTAGCCGCCGCCACGCTCGCCGTGCTCGGCGCGGGCGACCTCGCGGCGGATCGGGTCATCGGCATCGGGGACGACCTCGACGGCGGTCTCGGCCTCGGCCTGTCCATCGGCCTCGGCAGCGTCGGCGCCGGAGGTCTGCTGCTCACCTGCTGGCGTCCGTTGCCGCAGTCTCCGGGCTGATCTCCGCCCGCTCCGTGTTCTGCCCCCGAAGCCCGTTGGAGAAGAGAAGTCGATGACCGCGCCGACGCAGGAACACCGTCCGAACCGAGTCGCCCCCCGAATCGACGTCTATTGCCCGGCCGACGGCCGTCTGGTGGGCAGCGTGCCCGATCTCGGCGCTGCCGGCGTCGCAGCGGCGGCGGCCGAACTGCGTGCCGCGCAACCGGCGTGGGAGGACCTGGGTCCGGACGGCCGCGCCAAGCACATGCGGAACTTCCTGGACTGGATTCTCGACAACGAGAAGCGACTCGTCGGGATCATGCAGGAGGAGACCGGCAAGTCCTGGGGGGACGCCGGGCTTGAGGTCGCCATGTGTGTGGACCTCATCAACTACTACACCTCCCACGCCAAGGAGTTCCTGGCGGACCGGGACATCAAGTCATGGGGCGCGGCCGGCATGACGAAGAACCTGCGCGTCTTCGTCCGGCCGTATCAGCTCGTCGGCATGATCACGCCGTGGAACGGCCCGCTGGGTGGGCCCATGCTCGATGGCGTCGCGGCCCTGATGGCGGGCGCGGCCGTCCTGTTCAAGCCGTCGGAGGTCACGCCGCTCACGTGGACCGAAGCGACACGAGGGTGGTTGGAGGACATCTCCGCGCCCCCGGTCATGGCGAACGTGACCGGAGGGCCTGAGACCGGAGCGGCCGTCGTCGAGAACGTGGACATGATCATGTTCACCGGTTCGACGCGGACGGGTCGTCGTATCGCCGCGCGGGCTGGGGAGAGGCTGATCCCCTGCAGCCTTGAGCTCGGTGGCAAGGACGCCATGGTCGTGCTCGCGGACGCTGACCTCGATCGGGCCAGCAGTGCGGCTGCGTGGGGATCGATGTGGAACTCAGGGCAGATCTGCATCTCCGTGGAACGGGTGTACGTGGAAGCACCGGTCTACGACGAGTTCGTGACCAAGGTGACCGAAAAGGTGCGCTCCCTTCGCCAGGGAATGGATCCGGACGAGAGCTTCAGCTCAGACATCGGAGCGATGGCTACGGAGAATCAGCTCAGTATCGTCGAGCGGCATGTTCAGGATGCGCTTGCGAAAGGGGCCAGGGCACTCACCGGGGGCAAGCGCGCCGCGCACGGCCTGTTCTTCGAGCCGACGGTACTGGTGGACGTAGACCACTCGATGGCGTGCATGCGTGAGGAGACGTTCGGGCCGACGATGCCGATCATGAAGGTCGCCGACGAGGACGAGGCGATTCGGCTGGCCAACGACTCCGAGTACGGCCTGTCCGCCAGCGTCTGGACCAAGGACCGCGTGCGCGGCGATCGAGTGGCGCGGCGTCTCGAGGCGGGCGCCGTCAACATCAACAACGTCATGATCAGCACCTTCCAGTTGCCGCTCCCCATGAGCGGGTGGAAGACCTCGGGCGTCGGCAGCCGCTCGGGCGGCGCTGCCGGGATGCTGAAGTACTGCCGGCAGAAATCGGTGGTGTCCGAGAAGGTGCACCTGAAGGCCGAGCCGCACTGGTACCCGTACAAGCCGGGGGCCAGCAAGTTGCAGGCGCGGATGGTTCGCCTGCTCGGTGCCCACGACTGGCGCCGGCGGCTGGGGCTGAGCCCGCGCAGCAGGTAGCGACTGCCGGCCGGGGACTTCGCAGTCGGTTTCCGAAGCGAGTTGGAGGTTTGGCGTGGCGCGGGAAGACGTCGTGCGTTACGACGTGCGTAACGGAGTGGCCTGGGTGACGATCGACCGCCCCGAGGCGCGCAACGCGTTGAACAAGGACGTACGACGAGGTCTTTTCGACGCGGTAGGCCGGTTCAACGTCGACGACTCAGCCAAGGTCATGGTGTTGACGGGTGCGGGTGACAAGGCGTTCTGCGCCGGTGGCGATCTCAAGGAGATGGCCGACACCGCTTTGCGCGTCCCACCGCCGGATTTCCTTCCGCAGTTCGGTCGCAACGTCCAGATCGACAAGCCCACGATCGCCGCAGTCAACGGCGTGGCCTTCGCCGGTGGGTTCCTGCTCGCGCAGAACTGCGATCTCGTCCTCGCGGCGGAGTCGGCGCGCTTCGCGGTCACCGAGGTCAAGGTTGGTCGCGGATCGCCCTGGGCCGCGCCGCTGTCCTGGCTGGTGCCGCCGCGCGTGGCGATGGAGATCCTGTTGACCGGTGATCCGCTGAGTGCGCAGCGGGCTTACGAAGTTGGCCTGGTCAACGCGGTGGTGCCGGACAGCGAACTCGCCGAGGCCGCGCAGAACCTCGGCGAACGAATCGCGGCCAATGCACCGCTGTCCGTTCAGGCGTCCAAGCGAACGGTGTACCTGTCAGCACAACACGCGATGCGGGATGCCTTCGACGAAGCTGAGCGGATCTGGGAACCCGTCTACCTCAGCAACGACGCCCAGGAAGGTCCTGCTGCCTTCCGTGACAAGCGCCCCCCGCGGTGGACAGGCGCCTGAGGTGCTGATCCGCGGCATGGCGGACAGGTCTGCCGGGTGGATGCCAGCATGGCCAGGAGGGCTCCCATGACGTTAAGTCTGACGTTGAACTGACGTGTGTAGGGAGATTTCTGAGCTCTGTGGAGGTTCGGTCTGAGGTCGTCGCACGCTCGGGAGGCGAGGTGCGGTGACCGTCGGCCGCCTTGTAATCGAAAGGTTGCCGGTTCAAGTCCGGCCGCCGGCTCTTCTGACCAGCGGAAACGCGCGGTCATCGCCGTTTTGCGACATCGATGACGTTAAGAACGTTAACCGTCATCATCGAGTGGTTCGGTTCACTCCGGACGCCTGTGGACGACTCTGCTCGCATCGGGGCCTGCTGTCTGCGAAAGCTGTCGATGAGTGACGTGGTAGTGCACGGGGTTCTGGCCGGCCCAGCTCGAACGACCGCTGAGCAGCACGGCTAGATCACGCCTTGCGGCGTTTGGCATTGGACCTCGACCCAGCGCAACTGTGATCGATAGCGGCCAGCGAGCCGGCCCCACGAGCGAGGCGGGTAGGACGCAAGCCCTTTCACTTTGGCGGTGCTTCAGGGTCGAGACGCGACGGAGCGTTTGTCGAGCCCCTCCCGGGCCACCGCGGCCATCCAAGCGTTGCGCGCACGCTCCACCACACCCGACAAAACCGATCACGACGAGCCGGAGCACCCACTCAGCGGCTTACCGAGGGATTTGAGTAGCTAGATCAACTCGAGAATCGTTGCGTTGGCCTGGCCTCCGCCCTCACACATTGTCTGAAGTCCGTAGCGAATGCCGTTGTCCCGCATGTGATGGATCAGGGTCGTCATGATCCGTGCACCGGATCCGCCCAGCGGATGCCCGATGGCGATGGCGCCGCCCAGTGGATTCAGCATCGTGTCGTCGAGGGGGAACTCAGCGAGCCACGCCATCGGCACCGGCGCGAACGCCTCGTTGACCTCGAACGCGCCGATCTCGGCGAGTGACAGACCCGACTTGCGCAGAGCTTTAGCCGTCGCCGGGATCGGAGCGGTCAGCA is a genomic window containing:
- a CDS encoding aldehyde dehydrogenase family protein — encoded protein: MTAPTQEHRPNRVAPRIDVYCPADGRLVGSVPDLGAAGVAAAAAELRAAQPAWEDLGPDGRAKHMRNFLDWILDNEKRLVGIMQEETGKSWGDAGLEVAMCVDLINYYTSHAKEFLADRDIKSWGAAGMTKNLRVFVRPYQLVGMITPWNGPLGGPMLDGVAALMAGAAVLFKPSEVTPLTWTEATRGWLEDISAPPVMANVTGGPETGAAVVENVDMIMFTGSTRTGRRIAARAGERLIPCSLELGGKDAMVVLADADLDRASSAAAWGSMWNSGQICISVERVYVEAPVYDEFVTKVTEKVRSLRQGMDPDESFSSDIGAMATENQLSIVERHVQDALAKGARALTGGKRAAHGLFFEPTVLVDVDHSMACMREETFGPTMPIMKVADEDEAIRLANDSEYGLSASVWTKDRVRGDRVARRLEAGAVNINNVMISTFQLPLPMSGWKTSGVGSRSGGAAGMLKYCRQKSVVSEKVHLKAEPHWYPYKPGASKLQARMVRLLGAHDWRRRLGLSPRSR
- a CDS encoding enoyl-CoA hydratase/isomerase family protein, which produces MAREDVVRYDVRNGVAWVTIDRPEARNALNKDVRRGLFDAVGRFNVDDSAKVMVLTGAGDKAFCAGGDLKEMADTALRVPPPDFLPQFGRNVQIDKPTIAAVNGVAFAGGFLLAQNCDLVLAAESARFAVTEVKVGRGSPWAAPLSWLVPPRVAMEILLTGDPLSAQRAYEVGLVNAVVPDSELAEAAQNLGERIAANAPLSVQASKRTVYLSAQHAMRDAFDEAERIWEPVYLSNDAQEGPAAFRDKRPPRWTGA
- a CDS encoding DoxX family protein is translated as MTETDLAALLLRGTLGTVMVAHGWNHLFGAGGVAGTARWFGSMGLRPPRVQALASGITEIGVGVCLLLGLLTTFQCAAVVGVMLVAGVTAHRRNGFFIFRPGQGWEYVAVLALAAATLAVLGAGDLAADRVIGIGDDLDGGLGLGLSIGLGSVGAGGLLLTCWRPLPQSPG